One segment of Phragmites australis chromosome 13, lpPhrAust1.1, whole genome shotgun sequence DNA contains the following:
- the LOC133889133 gene encoding beta-fructofuranosidase, insoluble isoenzyme 7-like isoform X1 — protein sequence MAGLPLAACAAVAFHLCLLAASSSTPRLTPSSEGRHGGRTAYHFQPAKNWQNDPNGPMYYNGIYHFFYQYNPHGALWDIGSLSWGHSVSGDLVNWAALDNALDPTVPFDANGCWSGSATILPGGTPAILYTGIDAKKEQVQNLAFPKNTSDPLLREWDKPSYNPVIPLPVDVPGDKFRDPSTAWLGRDGLWRIAVSAEVSGVASTLIYRSADFLRWERNAVPLHSSRAAGMVECPDLFPVKEHGNDGFDTSANGPGVRHVLKLSVMDTFQDYYMVGRYDDATDAFVLEEPERGDDVRNWRRLDYGHVYASKSFFDARKNRRVLWAWANESDSQADDIARGWSGVQTFPRKVWMDKDGKTLRQWPIEEIETLRTKRVGLQRTEVNAGALKEIVGVAGSQADVKVVFKIPSLAEAETLDPNWLLDPQKLCGEKGASVQGGIGPFGLIVMASGDLQEHTAVFFRVFKHHEKYKVLMCTDLTRSSTRARVYKPPYGGFVDIDIEEHRSIKLRTLIDHSVVESFGAGGRVCITARVYPEHAATSNRHLFVFNNGTDALGVSKLEVWELATATVNIVGDGDCKYCRRRRP from the exons ATGGCGGGGTTACCTCTCGCCGCGTGCGCCGCCGTCGCCTTCCACCTCTGTCTCCTCGCGGCTTCGTCTTCAACTCCTCGGCTGACCCCCTCGAGCGAAGGCCGCCATGGTGGCAGAACCGCCTACCACTTCCAGCCTGCCAAGAACTGGCAGAACG ATCCGAATG GGCCAATGTACTACAACGGCATCTACCACTTCTTCTACCAGTACAACCCGCACGGCGCGCTCTGGGACATCGGCAGCCTCTCCTGGGGCCACTCCGTCTCCGGCGACCTCGTCAACTGGGCCGCCCTCGACAACGCGCTCGACCCGACGGTGCCCTTCGACGCCAACGGATGCTGGTCGGGCTCCGCCACCATCCTCCCGGGTGGCACCCCTGCCATTCTCTACACGGGCATTGACGCCAAGAAAGAGCAAGTGCAGAATTTGGCATTTCCCAAGAACACGTCCGACCCGCTTCTCCGCGAGTGGGACAAGCCCAGCTACAACCCGGTCATCCCGCTGCCGGTCGACGTACCTGGCGACAAATTCCGCGACCCATCGACGGCGTGGCTCGGCCGCGACGGCCTGTGGCGCATCGCCGTGTCCGCCGAGGTCAGCGGCGTGGCGTCCACGCTTATCTACCGGAGCGCGGACTTCCTTCGCTGGGAGCGGAACGCCGTGCCGCTCCACTCCTCCCGCGCCGCGGGCATGGTGGAGTGCCCGGACCTGTTCCCCGTGAAGGAGCACGGCAATGACGGGTTCGACACGTCGGCGAACGGCCCCGGAGTCAGGCACGTGCTCAAGCTCAGCGTGATGGACACGTTCCAGGACTACTACATGGTCGGGCGGTACGACGACGCGACGGACGCCTTCGTGCTGGAGGAGCCAGAGCGCGGCGACGACGTACGGAACTGGCGGCGCCTTGACTACGGGCACGTGTACGCGTCCAAATCTTTCTTCGACGCACGCAAGAACCGGCGCGTGCTGTGGGCGTGGGCCAACGAGTCCGACAGCCAGGCCGATGACATCGCCAGGGGCTGGTCTGGAGTTCAG ACGTTCCCGAGGAAGGTGTGGATGGACAAGGACGGCAAAACGCTGCGGCAGTGGCCCATCGAGGAGATCGAGACGCTGAGGACGAAACGCGTCGGTCTTCAGCGAACCGAGGTGAATGCCGGAGCCCTGAAAGAGATCGTCGGCGTCGCGGGCTCGCAGGCGGATGTGAAGGTCGTGTTCAAGATCCCGAGCCTGGCGGAGGCCGAGACGCTCGATCCCAACTGGCTGCTGGACCCCCAGAAGCTGTGCGGGGAGAAGGGCGCCTCCGTGCAAGGCGGCATCGGCCCGTTCGGGCTCATCGTGATGGCGTCCGGCGACCTGCAGGAACACACGGCCGTCTTCTTCAGGGTGTTCAAGCACCATGAGAAGTACAAGGTTCTCATGTGCACGGACCTGACAAGGTCATCTACAAGAGCAAGGGTGTACAAGCCACCCTACGGAGGATTTGTGGACATTGACATAGAGGAGCACAGGAGCATAAAACTAAGAACCCTG attgaTCATTCGGTCGTGGAGAGTTTCGGCGCTGGGGGACGGGTCTGCATCACGGCTCGAGTGTACCCAGAGCATGCAGCGACGAGCAACAGACACTTGTTCGTGTTCAACAATGGAACTGACGCGCTGGGGGTGTCCAAGCTTGAGGTGTGGGAGCTCGCGACGGCGACCGTAAATATTGTAGGCGACGGCGACTGTAAATATTGTAGGCGACGGCGACCGTAA
- the LOC133889133 gene encoding beta-fructofuranosidase, insoluble isoenzyme 7-like isoform X2 — protein MKFRRGRSCLYRGPMYYNGIYHFFYQYNPHGALWDIGSLSWGHSVSGDLVNWAALDNALDPTVPFDANGCWSGSATILPGGTPAILYTGIDAKKEQVQNLAFPKNTSDPLLREWDKPSYNPVIPLPVDVPGDKFRDPSTAWLGRDGLWRIAVSAEVSGVASTLIYRSADFLRWERNAVPLHSSRAAGMVECPDLFPVKEHGNDGFDTSANGPGVRHVLKLSVMDTFQDYYMVGRYDDATDAFVLEEPERGDDVRNWRRLDYGHVYASKSFFDARKNRRVLWAWANESDSQADDIARGWSGVQTFPRKVWMDKDGKTLRQWPIEEIETLRTKRVGLQRTEVNAGALKEIVGVAGSQADVKVVFKIPSLAEAETLDPNWLLDPQKLCGEKGASVQGGIGPFGLIVMASGDLQEHTAVFFRVFKHHEKYKVLMCTDLTRSSTRARVYKPPYGGFVDIDIEEHRSIKLRTLIDHSVVESFGAGGRVCITARVYPEHAATSNRHLFVFNNGTDALGVSKLEVWELATATVNIVGDGDCKYCRRRRP, from the exons atgaagtttcGACGTGGCAGAAGCTGCCTATATAGAG GGCCAATGTACTACAACGGCATCTACCACTTCTTCTACCAGTACAACCCGCACGGCGCGCTCTGGGACATCGGCAGCCTCTCCTGGGGCCACTCCGTCTCCGGCGACCTCGTCAACTGGGCCGCCCTCGACAACGCGCTCGACCCGACGGTGCCCTTCGACGCCAACGGATGCTGGTCGGGCTCCGCCACCATCCTCCCGGGTGGCACCCCTGCCATTCTCTACACGGGCATTGACGCCAAGAAAGAGCAAGTGCAGAATTTGGCATTTCCCAAGAACACGTCCGACCCGCTTCTCCGCGAGTGGGACAAGCCCAGCTACAACCCGGTCATCCCGCTGCCGGTCGACGTACCTGGCGACAAATTCCGCGACCCATCGACGGCGTGGCTCGGCCGCGACGGCCTGTGGCGCATCGCCGTGTCCGCCGAGGTCAGCGGCGTGGCGTCCACGCTTATCTACCGGAGCGCGGACTTCCTTCGCTGGGAGCGGAACGCCGTGCCGCTCCACTCCTCCCGCGCCGCGGGCATGGTGGAGTGCCCGGACCTGTTCCCCGTGAAGGAGCACGGCAATGACGGGTTCGACACGTCGGCGAACGGCCCCGGAGTCAGGCACGTGCTCAAGCTCAGCGTGATGGACACGTTCCAGGACTACTACATGGTCGGGCGGTACGACGACGCGACGGACGCCTTCGTGCTGGAGGAGCCAGAGCGCGGCGACGACGTACGGAACTGGCGGCGCCTTGACTACGGGCACGTGTACGCGTCCAAATCTTTCTTCGACGCACGCAAGAACCGGCGCGTGCTGTGGGCGTGGGCCAACGAGTCCGACAGCCAGGCCGATGACATCGCCAGGGGCTGGTCTGGAGTTCAG ACGTTCCCGAGGAAGGTGTGGATGGACAAGGACGGCAAAACGCTGCGGCAGTGGCCCATCGAGGAGATCGAGACGCTGAGGACGAAACGCGTCGGTCTTCAGCGAACCGAGGTGAATGCCGGAGCCCTGAAAGAGATCGTCGGCGTCGCGGGCTCGCAGGCGGATGTGAAGGTCGTGTTCAAGATCCCGAGCCTGGCGGAGGCCGAGACGCTCGATCCCAACTGGCTGCTGGACCCCCAGAAGCTGTGCGGGGAGAAGGGCGCCTCCGTGCAAGGCGGCATCGGCCCGTTCGGGCTCATCGTGATGGCGTCCGGCGACCTGCAGGAACACACGGCCGTCTTCTTCAGGGTGTTCAAGCACCATGAGAAGTACAAGGTTCTCATGTGCACGGACCTGACAAGGTCATCTACAAGAGCAAGGGTGTACAAGCCACCCTACGGAGGATTTGTGGACATTGACATAGAGGAGCACAGGAGCATAAAACTAAGAACCCTG attgaTCATTCGGTCGTGGAGAGTTTCGGCGCTGGGGGACGGGTCTGCATCACGGCTCGAGTGTACCCAGAGCATGCAGCGACGAGCAACAGACACTTGTTCGTGTTCAACAATGGAACTGACGCGCTGGGGGTGTCCAAGCTTGAGGTGTGGGAGCTCGCGACGGCGACCGTAAATATTGTAGGCGACGGCGACTGTAAATATTGTAGGCGACGGCGACCGTAA
- the LOC133889624 gene encoding uncharacterized protein LOC133889624: MDPQQAWKEYLRELCFSSNDSSDEEDELFMEGMRAWQADLEESERRPWGGSVPGRKRIDRFRLEGHMRLFNDYFIDPPVYPDYVFRRRFRMKRNLFLKIVAAVEEKDPWFQQRRNAAGELGLSTLQKVIAAFCMLAYDAPADSLDECLRLGESTIIESMRRFVNAVVQAFGDEYLRSPNEEDIARLLVINSRRGFPGMLGSVDCMYWRWKNCPTAWAGSYTGHVNAPTIILEAVASHDL; encoded by the exons ATGGATCCTCAGCAAGCTTGGAAGGAATACTTGAGGGAGTTATGTTTCTCGTCCAACGACTCgtccgatgaagaagatgaattGTTCATGGAGGGTATGAGAGCTTGGCAAGCCGACTTGGAGGAATCAGAGAGGCGACCATGGGGCGGCTCAGTGCCAGGGCGGAAGCGCATCGACCGGTTCCGGCTCGAGGGCCATATGAGGTTGTTCAACGACTACTTTATCGATCCCCCCGTGTACCCCGACTACGTATTCCGACGCAG GTTCCGGATGAAACGCAACCTGTTTCTGAAGATAGTTGCAGCTGTTGAAGAGAAGGACCCCTGGTTCCAGCAGAGGAGAAACGCAGCTGGAGAGCTCGGGCTATCGACATTGCAAAAAGTGATTGCGGCATTTTGTATGCTAGCATACGATGCGCCGGCTGATTCTCTCGATGAGTGCCTTCGGCTTGGTGAGAGCACCATCATTGAGAGCATGCGTCGTTTTGTCAATGCTGTTGTGCAAGCATTCGGCGATGAGTACCTTCGTTCTCCTAATGAGGAGGACATTGCGCGTTTGCTAGTCATCAACTCGCGTAGAGGCTTCCCCGGGATGTTAGGAAGCGTTGATTGTATGtattggaggtggaagaactgccCCACGGCGTGGGCCGGGTCTTATACGGGTCATGTTAACGCTCCGACTATCATTCTCGAGGCGGTAGCATCGCACGACCTGTGA